In Leopardus geoffroyi isolate Oge1 chromosome D1, O.geoffroyi_Oge1_pat1.0, whole genome shotgun sequence, the genomic stretch TGAAGTGTTGTTTTATATCCTGTTGtatatttaagaataaacttttgtttaaaaaaaaaaaaaaaagcctgaggtCTTTCATACCTATTTAAGCATTTTTGTGTTAGTCCTTTCTAAGCGAAAGACAGCTGCAAAGTTAAACTTCCTGCCATAATAATATTTGGAGTTCAACATTTCATGGCAGGCAGGACAGTAAGTCCTgctgtgtatacatttttatacttGTTTCACCCTTGTATATTCTCTCTGGTCCTAGCTGAGCCCAAAGGGTGGGCTTTTCCAGTTGTCAGCATTTTACTCTCTATGGTTGCATTGGGTTGCTTTGGGGTATCAGCTCCTGGTGCTTACGCATCTGTTTCCTGCTGTCTGTTCCTCAGGGACACTATGTGGCGCATCTTTACTGGATCATTGCTAGTGGAGGAGAAGTCAAGTGCCCTTCTGCATGACCTTCGAGAGATTGAGGCCTGGATCTATCGATTGCTGCGCTCCCCAGTGCCTGTTTCTGGGCAGAAGCGAGTAGACATTGAAGTCCTACCCCAGGAGCTCCAACAAGCTCTGACCTTTGCTCTTCCAGACCCTTCTCGATTCACCCTAGTGGATTTCCCACTGCACCTTCCCTTGGAACTTCTGGGTGTGGATGCCTGTCTTCAGGTGCTAACCTGCATCCTGTTAGAGCACAAGGTGAGAGAGCCAGCTTTTTAGATCTTTAAGGACAGGGACTacatcttcttcatctttttgtcTCTAGGAGGTAACATGGTGCCAGGTATACGGCAGTACTCAGTAGATGTGGGTTGAATTAAGTGGGATGTGTTCAGAGGGTTTGCCACTCAGGTGAATTATCCTTAGCTAGACTGAACTAATTCTCTGGAAGTATCAGTAGTTCTAGTCTAATGAGTGGTCCTGGCATTGGGCGAACAAGAGCCAGAAAAGTAAGGCATGAGGCAGGGATAATTGTGGAAGCCATGCTCATGGAGCCCTACACATggtgaaatggaaattaaattgtAGCATTGGAAACTTTCCCCATAAACCTTATTTAGGCTGTTGGATGATCCTTATGGTATGGCTTGTGGCAGGTGGTGCTACAGTCCCGAGACTACAATGCCCTTTCCATGTCTGTGATGGCGTTTGTGGCGATGATCTACCCATTGGAGTATATGTTTCCTGTAATCCCACTGTTGCCCACCTGCATGGCATCGGCAGAACAGGTGAGTTTCAGGTGTTTTCTGGCTCTGTCACCTTTGTCTTCCAACTCTGGCCAGCTCTGAGGGAGAACGCCTGATGCCAAGAAGTTGTAAATCAGTACTGGTCTTCAATCCTTTACTCTAACTTCTTTGTCTGCAAAACATGACCTAACTTTGAACTGATTTGATGGCAAAACTTGTgttatttgtggtttttatttatcaGAGTAAATGTTAATCATTATAGGTTACTGGCCATGCTCCTGCAGGTGTTacataatatacagaatatacacTGTCGgctttctaaaatctgaaaaattatgAATACTAAAACACACCTAGCCTCAAGAGTTTTGGAAAAGAGATTATGGACCTGCATTTCCTCATCAAGAAAAATCCTCATGTGATAAGTGATCGaaatatgtttagtttttgtttcttaccctcttattttttttctacagctACTGTTGGCTCCAACTCCGTACATCATTGGGGTCCCTGCCAGCTTCTTCCTCTACAAACTGGACTTCAAAATGCCTGATGATGTATGGCTGGTGGATCTGGACAGCAATAGGGTAAGGTTCTTGGCTGAGATATTATAGAGTCCAGAATAGGATTGTGTTCTGTTTTTCTAGATTATTCCCAAGAAGGTCCTCAGTTGGTGGGTGATTTGTCTTGTGTGACTCAttgataccattttttttaatgcttagctTTTACTTTATTGGATAATAGGCCCTTGGTTAAGACCCAAACGAGTACAAGATTTAGTTTTGCCAGAATGAAGTGCTCCCCCGCATCTAGAAGCAGTAGGCAGTTGTGGTTGTGGGACCACTGCCTATGGTGtaggtcatctcatggttttcCTGGATATGGTTTCTAGTAAGACAGTGCCTTTCAGGCTTAAAATGTACAGTAATATTCTGTAGTGTGAATATACTCAAATTTCAGCAGGAAGCCCTTATATCTGTTTATagtaaaagtttagaaaatacaaataagtgtaaagaaataaataaaaaccaggggcatctgagtggctgtcgggtaagggtccaactcttgattttggctcaggtgatgatctcatggttcatgggtttgagccctgctttgggcttcaTGCTAAcattgtggagtctgcttggaatattctctctctctctttctctctctctctgactcttcccctcccacacgtgcacactcgctctctcaaaataaactttgaaaaaaaaaaaaaagaaaaaccatagtCCTATTGTCTGGACGTAGTCTCCAGTAACATTGAGGTATATTTCTTTtcaggtgtgtatgtatatcacaGCCGTGTATATGTGTGCCCCTAATACAcgtgtatatgtaatatatttgtaTGCATAATATACATGTtcacatatatgtgaaaatactGTGTATACAACTTCCACTTAACCCTTACGTAAGAGTAACTCCTGAGCGATTAATTCTAAGGTCgtgccttttgtcttttttctggtGCAGGTGATTGCCCCCACCAATGCAGAAGTGCTACCAATCCTGCCAGAACCGGAATCATTGGAGCTGAAAAAGCATCTGAAGCAGGTGAgtgaagaatgaagaggaagaggagcgGTAGCTACTCCCGGGTGGCTGCAGAGGCTGTAGCTGTTGTGAGAGCCCGTTTCCCTTCGGACCTCAGGTGGAATAGGTTTTCTTAGCCTCGGGTGGGCTTAAGAAGAGGTGTATCACATTTCTGGGTGGCAGGATGACTCTCAAAAAGGCTATTAGATATCTTCTAATTCATTGTATGCCTCCCACCCTCTAATACTTAGAAtgctatacatacatacatatatatatatataaaaaccttcattttctgtttcttgtcacGTGTACCATTCTTTGTGGCTTAGAGTGTTCTCTCAGTCCTGTAAGGAAAGAACTAGTTGTTTGGATAGTCTGGctccttttatattttcctcCTGAATTGACCTCTAGGTCCCTGAAGAATGCTTTCTTCAAAAATTCCTCTCTTTGAATAAtctcttaaatacattttttcattgcttttcttcctctcctgcaTGCTGAACACAGTACCTGAAGGTAAAATATGACAAGGCCCCATTCCTTTGCCCTGTTGTATGTGTTATGTAGGTCCACTAGTAGATAGCTCcgtatttatttttaggaatccCTTTGCCCTGTTGTATGTGTTATGTAGAACCACCAGTAGATAGCTCcgtatttatttttaggaatccTTGTTGTCATCTTCAGGGTCTTCAGGAATCTCTGTGTTGTCTTAGTTGCTAAGCAGTACCTCTGCTTGGTGTAAATGGGTCATTTTGTAGCATCCCTCTCATCATCCCTGCTGATGTAATATGGTGTCTTGTTACTGCAGAGTCTGTGAGGATTGCAAGTTGAGAaagttctctgtcttcctttgccGTGTTTTCATTCTTGATGGTTACTTTAGTATGACTAATGAGATGGAGAGATTGATATATAGAATGGTACTTTAAATGTTGGTAGGAGTTAAGATCCTTGGGCTCCTTAATCCTGTGTCCTTCCCCCCGCTACTtgaagtgtggtccatggaccagcagtGTTACTTTGCCTGCGGTTGTTAAAAGTGCAGAATCACCCCAGATATATTGAACCAGAAAAATCTGCACTTTTAACAACATTCCCGATGACTCCAATGCTCATGTATATTTAAGGAAGCCCTGCTGGtctagaccagtggttttcaaactgccCCATGGAGCCTCATAGGGGCTGATTTAGGCTGGTAACACTGAGCACGTGAGGTTCTGGGTTCCTTATGTCCTTCAGAGAAGCTTTACTTTTACGTGTCtcagttgtttatattttcatacagATTTCAACATGTTGttgaaaaagaacatttcatggctaaaataaatttgaaaattattgccCTGGACTTCAGATTTGATCAGGTTGCCTTGAACCAACCTGGCTTAAACTGCAAGGCTACATAATTCAGATCATCTTCTAAAGGTTAAAGTACGGTATTTGGATTCTGATTTCAAAGATTAAGGCTCTTTCCTAGGAGATGAGATTGGTCAGCTGCTCAGGAATCTGCCTTCTATAGGGGATTTCTTGTTGTTCCACAGGCCCTTGCCAGCATGAGTCTCAACACCCAGCCCATCCTCAATCTGGAGAAATTCCATGAAGGCCAAGAGATCCCCCTTCTCTTGGGAAGGCCCTCTAACGACTTGCAGTCCACACCTTCCACTGAATTCAACCCACTCATTTATGGCAATGATGTAGATTCTGTGGATGTCGCAACCAGGTACGACCAAGTCAACTAGACCATCACAGGTGCTTAGATTGGGTTCTGCTCTCTCATTACGTGTATTTGTCACCTTagtaaaagcaaagaagaatTAATTCATCGTACTTTCAGGCGTTTTAGGCCTTGAGTGAAGAAAGAGATTGATGATTCTTTAAGATCCCTTCCCCTTTGATGTTGGAAGCCTGTGAAATGATGACTTGGGGAGGTGGTCTGACACCTTGGATCATAGGAATCCTTCTAGCGCAGGGTGTGGGACTTGAATTATCTCACCATCCCCTTCTTCCCCAGAGTGGCCATGGTCCGCTTCTTCAACTCCCCCAACGTGCTGCAGGGTTTTCAGATGCACACACGTACCCTGCGCCTCTTCCCTCGGCCTGTGGTAGCTTTTCAAGCTGGCTCCTTTCTAGCCTCACGTCCCCGACAGACTCCTTTTGCTGAGAAGCTGGCCAGGACTCAGGCTGTGGAGTACTTTGGCGAATGGGTCCTTAACCCCACCAACTATGCCTTCCAGCGAATTCACAACAGTGAGtccacctgcccctgcctcttTGTCCTCCTGATGGctcttccctttgcttttcccttttctcatcttTGATCTGCCCCTTCCATTCCTATTTTGCTTTAGACGTTTCCCtacctttcttctttgttttgcttgttttttttcctccttgttgctaactctattctttttttctctgtgggtAGATATGTTTGATCCAGCCCTGATTGGTGACAAGCCAAAGTGGTATGCTCATCAGCTGCAGCCTATCCATTATCGAGTCTATGATAGCAATTCCCAGCTGGCGGAGGCACTGAGTGTGCCACCAGAGCGTGACTCTGACTCGGACCCTACTGATGACAGGTGAGCAGCAGCAAAACCGCTTTTTAAGGTCGAGAGGCTCTCGCTAGTCCTTATTGAGCACTATGGCAGAACCTCATAGGACTTAAACATTAGTGTTTGAAGCCTTGATGATATTTTGGTTGATTGTTTTGTGTTAGCTTCCTTATTTTATCTTGTTCCCTGACCTTAagagttttcctctttttttttttaagtttttaattttaattccaatatagttagcatacagtgttatgttagtttcaggtgtacaatacggTGATCCAGCAATTCTCACATTAGCCAGTGCTCATCATCATAAGTGTAGTCTTTAatcccatcacttatttcattcgtccccccatccacctcccctccagtagcCAAGTGTGCTCtatattgttaagagtctctttcttggtttgtctctctcttttttcttttgttcgattactttgtttcttgaattccacatataagtgaaatcatatggtatttgtctttctctgcttagcaaaatacactctagctccatccatgttgttgcaaatggcaagatttcattcttttttatgactgaataatagtccagggtgtgtgtgtgtgtgtgtgtgtgtgtgtgtgtgtgtgtgtgtatgtgtgtgtatgagaatgctccccttttttttttcctaatgctgATTGCTGGTACTTTTCCTGccccttcattctgttttatttttatttttatttttgtgctcTTCACTCTGTAGTGGCAGTGATAGCATGGATTATGATGACTCAAGCTCTTCTTACTCCTCCCTTGGTGACTTTGTCAGTGAAATGATGAAATGTGACATCAATGGTGATACCCCTAGTAAGTGTACTTGAGGAGATGGGCCAGCTCTGGGAGGGGTTGGAGGCTCTGGGATGGTGTGGTCTGTACCTGCCACCTTGGGTTTTGGCAGATGTGGATCCATTGACGCATGCAGCCCTGGGGGATGCCAGTGAGGTGGAGATTGCTGAGCTGCAGAACCAGAAGGAATCAGAGGAACCTGGCCCAGACAGCGAGAACCCTCAGGAAAACCCCCCGCTGCGCTCCAGCTCCAGCACCACCGCCAGCAGTAGCCCCAGCACCGTCGTCCATGGAGCTAATTCTGTACGTGAAGACTTGGAAGGGCGGATAAGTGAGAACTGTTACTTATGTGGGTCACACCTCCATTAGGAAGGCGAGGCTGAAGCTGTTAATTTGCCTCTTCATAGtcttcctgttttcctctctATACATCCCATAGCTTAGAGCCTAAGAGACGTAGTTTTGACTCCAGAAGGAACTCGTCGGGCTTTGTTCAGGGCTTAGCTAAGGTCCCCTTTGCATGGTTtgtggggacagagagcaggagtgTCATAGAGATCTTTTCTCACACATTCCCTTAGGATAGGAGATGGGAATCTAATAGACCTGGCTTGGCCTTGCCAAACTGAGGTAGGTAGGTATCACTGGGCACCAGGTgaccagtttttatttaatatggcCTTTAGGAACCTGCTGACTCAACGGAGGTGGACGATAAGGCAGCAGTAGGCGTTTCCAAGCCCCTCCCTACCACGCCTCCCAGCATTGGCAAATCGACCGCGGACAGGCGTCAGACAGAAATTGGAGAGGGGTCAGTGCGCCGGCGAACCTATGACAATCCATACTTCGAGCCCCAATATGGCTTTCCCCCTGAGGAAGATGATGATGAGCAGGGGGAAAGTTACACTCCCCGATTCAGCCAACATGTCAATGGCAATCGGTGAGAGCCTGGGGATTCCTTCTAGGTGGGTGACTGAAGGACCTCACCACAGAGGACCCCGGGTGAGGGTTAATCAGAAAGAGAAGTCTGAATGTTCTTGTGACCCGCCATCCCATGGTGGTGCCTTGATCTAGGCATATAGAAATTGTGGGAAGGGAGCGGTGACTGCAGTGTAGCATAGGGCCCACACTTCCAAGAGTAGGTACCCCTGCCTGGGGCTCATAGGTGCCACTGTGCATTCAAGGGCTCAAAAGCTGCTGCGGCCCAACAGCTTGAAACTGGCAAGCGACTCAGACGCAGAATCAGACTCTCGAGCGAGCTCTCCCACCTCCACCGTCTCCAACAACAGCACCGAGGGCTTCGGGGGCATCATGTCTTTTGCCAGTAAGTGCCTTCTGCTCTCATGCCTCTGTCCCGTTTTCTATGCAGTGGGGCCTGACTATGGTGGATGCTGCTTAGAACTTCAGAGGTAGAACTGGGTTGGCATTATCAAGCCCCAGTTCAGGTTGTTGCGGTGATAGTGAATAAGGTATTTCCAAGGGAAGTCAataaaggacagagacagagtagtCACTATCTTTATACCCAGAGATTTCAGTCTGTTTTGGGTAAGACAGCTGGTCAACTGAAAGATAgtcattatattaaaaatcatacacTTGTATGTATATCTTGTGGAAATATTCTGGTCATATTTGATTTGGGTACATATCTAATACCTTTTTTGCGTGGTGAAGGACTTTTTCATGAACATGCTTTGAAATCTATATGAGGTGACTTTTGTGCCTAGAGAATATTTCCAGAAATGAGGGGTGGTATCAGTTAAAGGTTGAGGACAGCCCAGGGGCCAGAGAAAGCCAACATTGGGTATAATTATGATTGTGAGTTTTTCTCAGAAGCCAGACAGGGACAGCACCAACTTTTGACCAAAAGTGCATTAACTGTATGGCTTTCATGCTGAGTTAGCAGTTGATGGGACATTTGTCCGTCCCCATGGGAGGTAGTCAGAGAAAGTTCTTACTGGGTTTTGAGCTATCCTGACAGTGGCCCCCATGTTTGCCCTGAATTAGACTTGGTCCTCTCTAAGGTAGATCAGAGGTACTGGGATTATgtttgaaaaggagaaagatggAGATGATGATATACTTATGCTCCTAACTCCTCGCTCTCACACCCTCCCCTTGATAGGCAGCCTATATCGGAACCACAGTACAAGCTTCAGCCTTTCAAACCTCACGCTACCCACCAAAGGTGCCCGAGAGAAGACCACACCCTTCCCCAGTCTGAAAGGTAACTACAGCCCTCCTTCTGCCTTACCAGGATTCTCCAGAAGATATTTCAGGCCTACGGGTGCTTGTCAGGAGCCCTGCGTATGACGAATCATTTGATCTGGCTGTTGCCCCTCATACCGCTTCTCATGGCTTTCATTGCACATTATGGGCTCTACTCGTTTTCAGATGGAAAGTGTCTTTGTAGCTGAAGAGACGGCCCTGTCGTATCATTTAGGATAATAGCAACTGAGATCACCGCTGCTTCTTAGGGGGAGCTTTGTCAGGTGTACATAATTAACACAGGGATCGTCAGCTGCTGCCAGTGATCTGCCAGGTTCCTGCTGCATGAATATAGGACAAGCTTCATCCCGATTAGCTGGCCCACTGAGGGATGCTCATAGAGAGCCTGGCAGTGTTACAGCGTCAGGAAGCCTCTTTGGCTTCCTGTCAACGTAGGGCCTGTGGGTGGGCCAGGTAGTATCGGTTGGCTTCTCCGGGCATTTAAGAccttatttgattttcatttgtgatCGCTGAGAGTTTGAAGAGCTCTTCTGCATTTACtctgacttttgtttgttttctctagaTGTTGTGCTGAACTATTTAATTACACTAGAAAGCATAGTGAGAAGCAGCTCCATATATTTTTCACCTGACTTCTCTTCCCAGTGATTAAAAATCCCAGGAATCTAAGGAGTGTTCTTTGGTGGGGCTGGAAACATAGGATagatgggcagagggacagaatAGCTAGTGGCGTAGGGGATTAACTAGCACTGTGGCGTAAATCTGCACCTGACTCTGTAGGTTAGGGGTAGAAAAGTGTTAGCGTCACCGGCTTTCATTTGATACAGTTGGGGAGGGGAGCAATTGAAGTGCTTTCACTGCATGCTCATGCTTCATTTGTGCACTTCCCACTCCCATCCACCTCCCATCCTCACACGCCAACCCCACGTCCCATGACAGCATCTGCAAGatgggtctcctctctctgcataCCAGCAAGCCCTGTGGACCCTGTGCTAGATGTTTCATGAAAACCAGCGGTCCTTCTTTCATGCATGTGCCTGTTTAGTACCCGAAGGTCCCTTGTGTCATGTACCCTGCCCCTGGCTCTGAGAGGCCATAGTCTTAAGAATGGTCTTTCCTAGAGCCTTGGTTGATTCCTGATCTCTTGGCTTCCAGCTCTGAGGTGCCTGAGAACTAAGGTTATGTGCACTAAGCTTTGGGAGAATCCTCAGACTATCTGACTTACAGCTCCATCGAGGGATATAGGGGTTGTGGTATCATGGTGCACCTACTAATTGTGTATTTTGTGTCCCAGTATTTGGGCTAAATACTCTAATGGAGATTGTTACTGAAGCCGGCCCCGGGAGTGGTGAAGGTGGGTCTTGCCCGTGAGCTGTGCATGATCTTTTTTTCCTAGCATCTTCTGTGCCTGCCTGAGGGCCATCCTCCTCATGGAGCAAGCGGTACCACATGGGTGACCTGCCTTGCCCTGTCCCCCGTGACGCCCGTGCTTGCCCGTGGGGCATGCTGCTGGTGCATGTGGAGTGGCCTGAGTCTCCATCCCCACTTCCTCCACATTGCCATGGCTGGTTTCTACCTATGTGTGATGCCCTGGGGTCACCCTCACCCGGCCCTTCTGGGGAACGGGTGTGGAACGTGGCTTCCCAGGGCTGTGCTGACAAGGCTGCTGGACTACAGTAGTGATGTCTCTCATTCCTACCTTCCTGGCTATAGGAAACAGGAGGGCCTTAGTGGACCAGAAGTCATCTGTTATTAAACACAGCCCAACAGTGAAAAGAGAGCCTCCATCACCTCAGGGTCGATCCAGCAATTCTAGGTAATCCATGGCTAAGCTATTACAAAAGATCTCTGATAGAGGTAGCGATTCCTGTACCACACTGTAGGGAGGCTCAGGAGTGGGAGAGAACCTGTCAGTTGGGTGGATGAAATCAATTCTTGGGAGCCCTGCGCATTCTGACTTCCCATGCAACAGTAGTAGCTCACCCTGGTGAGAAGAATGAAACAGCAGTGGTGGGTATGTGGGCACACCAGGCGATCTGGAgcggtggggggtgcaggggactTGCACCCCTGGAGGCTTGGCTTTGCGTTTTGCCCCTGGAGGCAAACATCTAGTCTGGTGAAAGAGGCGGGGTGCTCTGCAAAGAAGCCGATGACCACAGAAGCTGTGTGTGGACCCCGTAGTGAGAACCAGCAGTTCCTGAAGGAGGTGGTGCACAGTGTGCTGGACGGCCAGGGCGTTGGCTGGCTCAACATGAAAAAGGTGCGCCGGCTGCTGGAGAGTGAGCAGCTGCGCGTCTTTGTCCTGAGCAAGCTGAACCGCACAGTGCAGTCGGAGGACGACGCCCGGCAAGATGTCATCCCTGATGTGGTCAGTGTCTGGGGTGAGGAGCTGGAATCAACTGCCGGAGGGACCTGGACCCCGAAGGCAATTTTGCCCACTCCAGCCCCTGGGTTATTGTTGCAGGAGGTCAGTCGAAAGGTGTACAAGGGGATGCTAGACCTGCTCAAGTGCACGGTGCTCAGCCTGGAGCAGTCCTATGCCCACGCGGGCCTGGGAGGCATGGCCAGCACCTTTGGGCTTCTGGAGATTGCCCAGACCCACTACTACAGTAAAGGTAGGGATCGCACCAGCTGGGTGGGCGCTGTCCACAACTCTTCCACTCATCTCCAAAGAAGGCTTGTTCCTTCACAGGTTTCCCAGTGCCAGGCTGTTTCCCCTCAGGCTTCggggtttcc encodes the following:
- the MADD gene encoding MAP kinase-activating death domain protein isoform X38, translated to MVQKKKFCPRLLDYLVIVGARHPSSDSVAQTPELLRRYPLEDHAEFPLPPDVVFFCQPEGCLSVRQRRMSLRDDTSFVFTLTDKDTGVTRYGICVNFYRSFQKRMPKEKGEGGGGSRGKEGPRATCASEEVGTESSESGLSLQPPNADSAPEVNQSPRGKPRAKAGSRSRNSTLTSLCVLSHYPFFSTFRECLYTLKRLVDCCSERLLGKKLGIPRGIQRDTMWRIFTGSLLVEEKSSALLHDLREIEAWIYRLLRSPVPVSGQKRVDIEVLPQELQQALTFALPDPSRFTLVDFPLHLPLELLGVDACLQVLTCILLEHKVVLQSRDYNALSMSVMAFVAMIYPLEYMFPVIPLLPTCMASAEQLLLAPTPYIIGVPASFFLYKLDFKMPDDVWLVDLDSNRVIAPTNAEVLPILPEPESLELKKHLKQALASMSLNTQPILNLEKFHEGQEIPLLLGRPSNDLQSTPSTEFNPLIYGNDVDSVDVATRVAMVRFFNSPNVLQGFQMHTRTLRLFPRPVVAFQAGSFLASRPRQTPFAEKLARTQAVEYFGEWVLNPTNYAFQRIHNNMFDPALIGDKPKWYAHQLQPIHYRVYDSNSQLAEALSVPPERDSDSDPTDDSGSDSMDYDDSSSSYSSLGDFVSEMMKCDINGDTPNVDPLTHAALGDASEVEIAELQNQKESEEPGPDSENPQENPPLRSSSSTTASSSPSTVVHGANSEPADSTEVDDKAAVGVSKPLPTTPPSIGKSTADRRQTEIGEGSVRRRTYDNPYFEPQYGFPPEEDDDEQGESYTPRFSQHVNGNRAQKLLRPNSLKLASDSDAESDSRASSPTSTVSNNSTEGFGGIMSFASSLYRNHSTSFSLSNLTLPTKGAREKTTPFPSLKVFGLNTLMEIVTEAGPGSGEGNRRALVDQKSSVIKHSPTVKREPPSPQGRSSNSSENQQFLKEVVHSVLDGQGVGWLNMKKVRRLLESEQLRVFVLSKLNRTVQSEDDARQDVIPDVEVSRKVYKGMLDLLKCTVLSLEQSYAHAGLGGMASTFGLLEIAQTHYYSKEPDKRKRSPTESVNTPVGKDPGLAGRGDPKAMTQLRVPQLGPRAPSAAGKGPKELDTRSLKEENFVASIELWNKHQEVKKQKALEKQRPEVIKPVFDLGETEEKKSQISADSGVSLTSGSQRTDPDSVIGVSPAVMIRSSSQDSEVSTVSNSSGETLGADSDLSSNAGDGAGGEGSAHLASSRGTLSDSEIETNSATSTIFGKAHSLKPSVKEKLVGSPVRSSEDVSQRVYLYEGLLGRDKGSMWDQLEDAAMETFSISKERSTLWDQMQFWEDAFLDAVMLEREGMGMDQGPQEMIDRYLSLGEHDRKRLEDDEDRLLATLLHNLISYMLLMKVNKNDIRKKVRRLMGKSHIGLVYSQQINEVLDQLANLNGRDLSIRSSGSRHMKKQTFVVHAGTDTNGDIFFMEVCDDCVVLRSNIGTVYERWWYEKLINMTYCPKTKVLCLWRRNGSETQLNKFYTKKCRELYYCVKDSMERAAARQQSIKPGPELGGEFPVQDMKTGEGGLLQVTLEGINLKFMHNQFLKLKKW
- the MADD gene encoding MAP kinase-activating death domain protein isoform X28, with the protein product MVQKKKFCPRLLDYLVIVGARHPSSDSVAQTPELLRRYPLEDHAEFPLPPDVVFFCQPEGCLSVRQRRMSLRDDTSFVFTLTDKDTGVTRYGICVNFYRSFQKRMPKEKGEGGGGSRGKEGPRATCASEEVGTESSESGLSLQPPNADSAPEVNQSPRGKPRAKAGSRSRNSTLTSLCVLSHYPFFSTFRECLYTLKRLVDCCSERLLGKKLGIPRGIQRDTMWRIFTGSLLVEEKSSALLHDLREIEAWIYRLLRSPVPVSGQKRVDIEVLPQELQQALTFALPDPSRFTLVDFPLHLPLELLGVDACLQVLTCILLEHKVVLQSRDYNALSMSVMAFVAMIYPLEYMFPVIPLLPTCMASAEQLLLAPTPYIIGVPASFFLYKLDFKMPDDVWLVDLDSNRVIAPTNAEVLPILPEPESLELKKHLKQYLKALASMSLNTQPILNLEKFHEGQEIPLLLGRPSNDLQSTPSTEFNPLIYGNDVDSVDVATRVAMVRFFNSPNVLQGFQMHTRTLRLFPRPVVAFQAGSFLASRPRQTPFAEKLARTQAVEYFGEWVLNPTNYAFQRIHNNMFDPALIGDKPKWYAHQLQPIHYRVYDSNSQLAEALSVPPERDSDSDPTDDSGSDSMDYDDSSSSYSSLGDFVSEMMKCDINGDTPNVDPLTHAALGDASEVEIAELQNQKESEEPGPDSENPQENPPLRSSSSTTASSSPSTVVHGANSEPADSTEVDDKAAVGVSKPLPTTPPSIGKSTADRRQTEIGEGSVRRRTYDNPYFEPQYGFPPEEDDDEQGESYTPRFSQHVNGNRAQKLLRPNSLKLASDSDAESDSRASSPTSTVSNNSTEGFGGIMSFASSLYRNHSTSFSLSNLTLPTKGAREKTTPFPSLKGNRRALVDQKSSVIKHSPTVKREPPSPQGRSSNSSENQQFLKEVVHSVLDGQGVGWLNMKKVRRLLESEQLRVFVLSKLNRTVQSEDDARQDVIPDVEVSRKVYKGMLDLLKCTVLSLEQSYAHAGLGGMASTFGLLEIAQTHYYSKEPDKRKRSPTESVNTPVGKDPGLAGRGDPKAMTQLRVPQLGPRAPSAAGKGPKELDTRSLKEENFVASIGPEVIKPVFDLGETEEKKSQISADSGVSLTSGSQRTDPDSVIGVSPAVMIRSSSQDSEVSTVVSNSSGETLGADSDLSSNAGDGAGGEGSAHLASSRGTLSDSEIETNSATSTIFGKAHSLKPSVKEKLVGSPVRSSEDVSQRVYLYEGLLGKERSTLWDQMQFWEDAFLDAVMLEREGMGMDQGPQEMIDRYLSLGEHDRKRLEDDEDRLLATLLHNLISYMLLMKVNKNDIRKKVRRLMGKSHIGLVYSQQINEVLDQLANLNGRDLSIRSSGSRHMKKQTFVVHAGTDTNGDIFFMEVCDDCVVLRSNIGTVYERWWYEKLINMTYCPKTKVLCLWRRNGSETQLNKFYTKKCRELYYCVKDSMERAAARQQSIKPGPELGGEFPVQDMKTGEGGLLQVTLEGINLKFMHNQVFIELNHIKKCNTVRGVFVLEEFVPEIKEVVSHKYKTPMAHEICYSVLCLFSYVAAVRSSEEDLRTPPRPVSS